One window of Nostoc sp. C052 genomic DNA carries:
- a CDS encoding glycosyltransferase family 4 protein — protein sequence MKVLHILSSHGMGWTGGIRATLASLAQTRLASWVEFQLVTQDQAKATLKTWQPDLLVLHRASSWKGIPELLTLKAKARILVEHHYSAGFEQHQVPSSWRFRAMLRLNYRLMDRVVSISQGQQQWMQSNRLVASEKVRLICSSRNLDPFFQVPTKAEPEKLFTLAAYGRFTHQKGFDRLIEAVQLLPVGSVQLLLGGQGPNEQNLKALAQNHPHIRFLGKIDDVPEFLSRCDAVVIPSRWEPWGNVCLEARAAARPVLVSDVDGLTEQAKNCGIEFQPDSCQNLTDGIWQMINASPEQRQSWGQQGRLSAIHAWDDYVNAWEQVLREFK from the coding sequence ATGAAAGTGCTGCATATACTTAGTTCTCATGGCATGGGATGGACTGGTGGGATTCGTGCCACCCTTGCCAGCCTAGCGCAGACACGGTTGGCATCTTGGGTAGAGTTTCAGTTAGTGACTCAAGATCAGGCTAAAGCTACTCTCAAAACTTGGCAACCTGATTTACTGGTATTACATCGAGCCTCATCTTGGAAGGGCATTCCAGAGTTATTAACCTTGAAGGCAAAAGCTCGGATACTGGTAGAACATCACTACAGCGCGGGGTTTGAACAGCATCAAGTTCCATCTTCTTGGCGGTTTCGCGCCATGTTGCGCCTGAACTATAGGCTAATGGATCGGGTTGTGTCTATCTCCCAAGGACAACAGCAGTGGATGCAGTCCAATCGATTAGTTGCATCTGAAAAGGTGCGGTTAATTTGCTCCAGCCGAAATTTAGATCCATTTTTTCAAGTACCGACAAAAGCGGAGCCTGAAAAACTGTTTACCTTAGCCGCCTATGGTCGTTTTACCCATCAAAAAGGGTTCGATCGCTTGATTGAAGCAGTACAATTGTTGCCTGTTGGTTCTGTACAGTTGCTCTTAGGAGGGCAGGGGCCGAACGAACAAAACCTCAAGGCTTTGGCTCAAAATCATCCTCATATCCGCTTTCTGGGAAAAATTGATGATGTACCTGAGTTTTTAAGTCGTTGTGATGCTGTTGTTATACCTTCACGCTGGGAACCTTGGGGTAATGTTTGTTTAGAAGCTCGTGCGGCAGCTAGACCAGTATTGGTGAGTGATGTTGATGGTCTGACTGAACAGGCAAAGAATTGTGGTATTGAGTTTCAGCCAGATAGTTGCCAAAACTTGACAGATGGAATTTGGCAAATGATTAATGCCTCCCCTGAACAACGGCAATCGTGGGGACAACAAGGCAGATTAAGCGCGATACACGCCTGGGATGATTATGTGAATGCTTGGGAACAGGTATTGAGGGAGTTTAAATGA
- a CDS encoding sugar transferase, with protein sequence MNPSPKNKISLVTTQLNNTLLVQLPQRLTVIEAVPFREYFQTWLDDSSLAKIILDFGQTTIIDSSGIGSLISNHKSAQAKNIQLIFWSINPQVKLAFSLVGLDRIFNIESNTEAIVPTATRKSEQRPPLTHPSVRSPMKRAIDVVGAIAGLGITGVLFVPIAIAIKLDSPGPILFSQIRCGWMGRRFRIWKFRSMVTNAEALKATIPNKASGAFFKNDDDPRITRVGRFLRKTSLDEFPQFWNILTGDMSLVGTRPPTPNEMEQYEVANWQRLDVKPGLSGEWQVNGRSKIRNFEDVIELDLRYQNNWSLVYDLKLILKTITVVFNKDSGAV encoded by the coding sequence ATGAATCCTAGTCCTAAAAACAAAATCTCTCTAGTTACCACTCAGCTAAATAATACTTTGTTAGTGCAGCTACCACAGCGATTAACTGTAATTGAGGCTGTTCCCTTCCGAGAATATTTTCAAACCTGGTTAGATGATTCTAGTTTGGCAAAAATAATCTTGGATTTTGGACAAACAACGATTATCGATAGTAGTGGTATTGGTTCATTGATTAGTAATCATAAATCAGCACAGGCAAAAAACATTCAATTAATCTTTTGGAGTATCAATCCGCAAGTAAAATTAGCATTTTCTTTAGTCGGTTTAGACCGAATATTTAACATCGAATCTAATACAGAGGCAATTGTCCCTACAGCAACTCGCAAAAGTGAGCAACGCCCCCCCTTAACTCATCCCTCGGTGCGATCGCCGATGAAACGTGCCATTGATGTTGTCGGGGCGATCGCTGGCTTGGGTATTACTGGCGTACTCTTTGTACCGATTGCGATCGCGATTAAACTTGATAGTCCTGGGCCTATACTGTTTAGTCAAATTCGTTGCGGTTGGATGGGGCGACGGTTTCGCATTTGGAAGTTTCGGTCGATGGTGACAAATGCTGAAGCACTCAAAGCCACTATTCCTAACAAAGCTTCTGGTGCTTTCTTTAAAAATGATGATGATCCCCGAATCACGCGTGTTGGGCGCTTTTTGCGTAAAACCAGCTTAGATGAATTTCCGCAATTTTGGAATATTCTTACAGGAGATATGAGTTTGGTTGGTACTCGTCCACCAACTCCAAATGAAATGGAACAATATGAGGTTGCAAATTGGCAAAGACTGGATGTCAAACCAGGACTCAGTGGCGAATGGCAAGTAAATGGTCGCTCAAAAATCCGTAATTTTGAGGATGTCATCGAGCTAGATTTACGTTATCAAAATAATTGGAGCTTGGTTTATGATTTAAAGCTGATTTTGAAAACGATTACTGTTGTCTTCAACAAAGATTCAGGGGCAGTTTGA
- a CDS encoding polysaccharide pyruvyl transferase family protein, whose amino-acid sequence MGLTIGLVNTYSTLNIGDAAIYSALTALASEAKVVAQFQDAQPEYIPGLQILPEIGHCDAYISVGGDIFNNAREGLITKAFIRNLLELKRSPRQTILFGQSIPRSCHGFSFEALACSLRRLAAVCVRDVESHKRLTQAGVKAILSFDTAFSLSVSSQGQAEAKQVFQALEIIPEKAALISLRAFDSMYSHDNQQFQRQLVNLCRQLLERQYQPVLLIQSQAYGADNDLAVAEEIFQQVPQLKIFNPFTVSSDLAKWELVMGALSISAVIVAIRYHTAVLALASGKIPFNLYYSNKGRDLSQRLGIPGCSLEQFDVDAYIDAIARTSEQTFDHAAIRTRVQQNFNQCLQQIKG is encoded by the coding sequence ATGGGACTCACCATTGGTCTGGTCAACACCTATTCAACTTTAAATATTGGTGATGCCGCAATTTATAGCGCTCTGACTGCTTTAGCATCTGAGGCCAAAGTTGTAGCACAATTTCAAGATGCCCAACCGGAGTATATACCCGGCTTGCAGATTTTGCCTGAGATTGGGCATTGTGATGCCTATATCAGTGTAGGCGGCGATATTTTCAATAATGCTCGTGAAGGTTTGATTACAAAAGCTTTCATTCGGAATTTGCTGGAGTTAAAGCGATCGCCTCGTCAAACAATTCTTTTTGGGCAATCAATTCCGCGATCGTGTCATGGCTTCAGTTTTGAGGCTTTGGCGTGTTCTTTGCGACGGTTGGCTGCCGTCTGTGTTCGGGATGTGGAAAGTCACAAACGCTTAACTCAAGCGGGAGTCAAAGCAATTCTTTCCTTTGATACAGCTTTCAGTCTCTCGGTCAGTTCTCAAGGACAAGCAGAGGCAAAACAGGTATTTCAGGCTTTAGAAATCATCCCAGAGAAGGCAGCATTAATTTCGCTGCGAGCCTTTGATTCGATGTATAGCCATGACAATCAGCAATTTCAACGTCAATTGGTTAACCTGTGCCGCCAGCTATTAGAACGTCAATATCAACCTGTATTGCTGATTCAGTCTCAAGCCTACGGTGCAGATAATGATTTAGCCGTAGCAGAAGAAATTTTTCAGCAAGTACCACAACTGAAGATATTTAATCCCTTTACGGTGAGCAGTGACCTAGCTAAATGGGAATTGGTGATGGGCGCACTGAGTATTTCTGCTGTGATTGTCGCCATCCGTTATCACACAGCCGTCTTAGCCTTAGCCAGTGGAAAAATTCCCTTTAATCTCTACTACTCCAACAAAGGCCGAGACTTAAGCCAACGACTGGGAATCCCTGGATGCAGTTTAGAGCAATTTGATGTGGATGCTTATATAGATGCGATCGCTCGTACCTCTGAGCAAACATTTGATCATGCTGCAATTCGGACTCGGGTGCAGCAAAACTTTAATCAATGCTTACAACAAATAAAAGGATAA
- a CDS encoding lipopolysaccharide biosynthesis protein — MNWIKTLQKRLFQDRFIRNIGWMGAAELVIRVFRLVTTVILARFLSAEDYGLAAIVLMTNEFIRVFTRNGIADKIVQADASEIEELCRTAYGLNWLIAGVLFTVQCLASLAIAQFYNNSHLILPICLIAITYLIYPLAMVQTALIRRENRLNILALITSVQVSTDNLLTAIFALSGMGMWAIVLPKFLVAPIWIILTFKYQPWRMTQSLTFAKSRQITSFASRVLGIELLSIFRENVDYLLIGRFLSVQALGVYYFAFNAGLGLSLSVINAIRVSLFSDLCDLNSQVILFTERYMQSLRKIALMIVPLVVLQSSLAPFYVPLIFGHKWVEQGAVSILIVICCSALSRPFADAASLMFRAFGQPQIELRWNLLFTGFLATAIWLGTQWGILGAAIAVMATHLTLQPLYTIWATRQILPKFLQEVKG, encoded by the coding sequence ATGAACTGGATAAAAACTCTACAGAAACGTCTGTTTCAAGACCGCTTTATTCGTAATATTGGCTGGATGGGGGCGGCGGAATTGGTTATCCGAGTGTTTAGACTCGTCACCACTGTAATTTTAGCTCGGTTTCTCAGTGCCGAAGACTATGGACTCGCAGCCATTGTATTAATGACTAACGAATTTATTCGCGTTTTTACCCGCAACGGTATTGCAGACAAAATAGTTCAAGCGGATGCTTCAGAGATAGAGGAGTTATGCCGTACTGCTTACGGGTTGAACTGGTTGATTGCTGGTGTTTTATTTACCGTTCAATGTCTAGCATCATTAGCGATCGCTCAATTCTACAATAATTCCCATCTCATCCTCCCGATCTGTTTAATCGCCATCACCTACTTAATCTATCCCCTAGCGATGGTGCAAACAGCCTTAATCAGAAGGGAAAATCGCCTCAACATCCTGGCCTTAATCACTTCGGTGCAAGTATCTACTGATAACCTTTTGACGGCAATCTTTGCCCTATCGGGAATGGGAATGTGGGCGATCGTTTTACCTAAGTTTTTGGTAGCTCCCATCTGGATTATTCTCACGTTTAAATATCAACCTTGGCGGATGACTCAATCTTTGACTTTTGCCAAAAGCAGACAAATTACCTCTTTTGCCTCCCGCGTTCTGGGAATTGAGTTACTCAGCATCTTTCGGGAAAACGTGGATTATCTATTGATTGGTCGATTTCTAAGTGTTCAAGCTTTGGGAGTATATTATTTTGCATTTAATGCCGGATTAGGACTGAGCTTGAGTGTAATAAATGCTATCAGAGTATCATTATTCTCTGATCTATGCGATCTCAACTCTCAGGTAATATTGTTTACCGAGCGATATATGCAAAGTCTGCGTAAAATAGCCTTAATGATCGTGCCATTGGTAGTATTGCAATCTAGTTTAGCCCCCTTCTATGTTCCTTTAATATTTGGGCATAAATGGGTTGAACAGGGAGCCGTTTCTATCTTGATTGTGATTTGTTGCTCGGCTTTATCTCGTCCCTTTGCCGATGCAGCTTCCTTAATGTTCCGCGCTTTTGGTCAACCGCAAATCGAATTGCGCTGGAATCTCCTGTTTACTGGGTTTCTGGCAACCGCTATTTGGCTAGGAACACAATGGGGTATTTTAGGAGCTGCGATCGCAGTTATGGCAACTCACCTAACTTTGCAACCTTTGTATACCATTTGGGCTACTCGGCAGATTTTACCAAAATTTTTACAAGAGGTGAAGGGATGA
- a CDS encoding glycosyltransferase family 2 protein, producing the protein MYLSVIIPVYNSEGSVAKTLQSVVAQTYHDFEIIIVDDGSTDKSIDICKQFHDSRIKIVHQQNRGLAGARNTGIRHAQGEYLAFVDSDDLWLPEKLEKHLQHFERSPEVGVSFSRSSLIDDQGKPLGIYQMPKLTDIRPEYLFCRNPISNGSSVVIRRAVLQAIKFQDNLYGEVEDFYFDDSFRQSEDIECWLRIALQTSWKIEGIPEALTLYRVNMGGLSANILKQYESWERILVKTQVYNPEFVELWGNKARAYQLRYLARRATRGRSPEIAVSLLHKAVKTYWQILLEEPQRTFISFSAAYLLWMLPKFAYQKLEKLMMQITGTSQKRRIQQEQIAKQSM; encoded by the coding sequence ATGTATCTGTCTGTAATTATTCCTGTTTACAATTCTGAAGGCTCTGTTGCCAAAACGCTGCAATCTGTTGTCGCGCAAACATATCATGACTTTGAAATTATCATTGTTGATGATGGTTCTACAGATAAAAGTATTGATATCTGCAAGCAATTCCATGATTCTCGAATCAAGATTGTCCACCAGCAGAATCGAGGATTAGCGGGGGCGAGAAATACGGGAATTCGCCACGCACAAGGTGAATATTTAGCTTTTGTTGATAGCGATGATCTTTGGCTACCGGAGAAGTTAGAAAAACATTTGCAGCATTTTGAGCGATCGCCAGAAGTTGGGGTGAGTTTTTCTCGTTCTAGTCTGATTGATGACCAAGGTAAGCCTTTAGGAATCTATCAGATGCCCAAATTGACGGACATTAGACCAGAATATTTGTTCTGTCGTAATCCCATCAGTAACGGCTCATCAGTTGTGATTCGTCGGGCTGTTTTGCAAGCTATCAAGTTTCAAGACAATCTTTATGGAGAAGTAGAAGATTTTTACTTTGATGACAGCTTTCGTCAATCTGAAGATATTGAGTGTTGGCTGCGGATTGCTTTGCAAACTAGTTGGAAAATAGAAGGCATACCCGAAGCTCTTACTCTCTATCGCGTCAATATGGGAGGTTTATCGGCGAATATTCTCAAACAGTATGAATCTTGGGAGCGAATTCTGGTAAAAACCCAAGTCTATAATCCTGAGTTTGTAGAACTATGGGGCAATAAGGCTAGAGCCTATCAACTACGATATTTAGCTCGTCGGGCGACCAGAGGGCGATCGCCAGAAATTGCCGTTAGCCTACTACACAAAGCTGTGAAAACCTATTGGCAAATTCTTTTGGAAGAACCTCAGCGAACGTTCATCTCTTTTAGTGCTGCCTATTTACTGTGGATGCTGCCAAAATTTGCATACCAGAAGTTAGAGAAACTGATGATGCAAATAACCGGAACAAGTCAAAAACGACGTATCCAACAAGAACAAATAGCCAAACAATCAATGTGA
- a CDS encoding glycosyltransferase family 2 protein, translating into MSNTNIMVSAIIPAYNAAKFLPAAIASVQQQTYMNWELLIINDGSTDDTVEIVREHQKKSDRIHLINQTNQGVSAARNQGIASSRGKIIAFLDADDQWLPNKLHQHLQHFQSNPGLGVSFAQVEILDQTGELTRQVSSSSPSELGGVKGKEEGGKVLNPLPFPLSPFPRPHLAFLGWQTTSSRLTDLKPESFLSENPTTTTSNWVIRKEVFSQVGGFCPYMSYSEDLEWLLRVSCTTDWQIAGINQVLTRYRTSSSGLSSNLYYMEAGWNQLVDKARIYAPKLVEQHFALAQALHLRYLARRAFRLKLPSKVGVDFITRALDSDWRLFFHQPQRTLFTLVAVFGALVIERIFLTNRKVREGREGNTVRLTKLSVEGRKEAGEEKLQ; encoded by the coding sequence ATGAGCAACACGAACATAATGGTATCGGCGATCATTCCCGCTTATAACGCTGCTAAATTTTTACCAGCAGCGATCGCTTCTGTGCAACAGCAAACCTATATGAATTGGGAATTACTGATAATTAATGATGGTTCTACGGATGACACCGTGGAGATTGTCAGAGAACATCAAAAAAAGAGCGATCGCATCCATCTAATTAACCAGACCAATCAGGGGGTTTCTGCTGCTCGTAATCAGGGTATAGCTAGCAGTAGGGGTAAAATTATTGCCTTTCTTGATGCAGATGATCAGTGGCTACCTAATAAACTCCACCAACATCTGCAACATTTCCAATCCAACCCCGGTTTAGGGGTCAGCTTTGCTCAAGTCGAAATACTCGATCAAACTGGTGAACTAACTAGGCAAGTATCTAGTAGTTCGCCAAGTGAACTTGGCGGGGTAAAGGGTAAGGAAGAAGGGGGAAAGGTTTTAAATCCCTTACCCTTTCCCCTTTCCCCTTTCCCCAGACCTCACCTAGCATTTTTGGGTTGGCAGACTACTAGTTCTCGTTTAACCGACTTAAAACCAGAATCTTTCCTCTCAGAAAACCCTACAACTACTACTTCTAATTGGGTTATCCGCAAAGAAGTTTTTAGTCAAGTGGGGGGCTTTTGCCCATATATGAGCTATTCCGAAGATTTGGAATGGCTACTCAGGGTTAGTTGTACCACTGATTGGCAAATCGCAGGTATCAACCAAGTCTTAACTCGATATCGCACAAGTTCTAGTGGGCTTTCTTCCAACTTGTACTATATGGAAGCTGGTTGGAATCAACTGGTAGATAAAGCGAGAATTTATGCACCTAAACTTGTTGAACAGCATTTTGCTTTAGCTCAGGCTCTACATTTACGTTATCTCGCTCGACGTGCTTTTCGTTTGAAATTACCATCCAAGGTAGGGGTTGATTTTATCACCCGTGCTTTAGATTCAGATTGGCGGTTGTTTTTTCACCAGCCGCAGCGTACTTTATTCACTTTGGTGGCGGTATTTGGGGCGTTGGTGATTGAGAGGATTTTTTTAACGAACCGCAAGGTACGCGAAGGAAGAGAAGGTAATACAGTTCGGTTAACAAAGTTATCTGTTGAGGGAAGAAAAGAAGCAGGGGAAGAGAAATTGCAATAA
- a CDS encoding anti-sigma regulatory factor — translation MQTDSLIHNSSLQVASDLDAMATVVEWFDQFNCTPLPYQLWIEGQTGLIEGFTNVIRHAHKHLNSQTPVELAVQMTSEYLQIRIWDRGDIFNLEAALEKLSQKTSDRTFNPLDHEAHWGCIFFLKLRRDYAWTVSYTRELEDRNCLLLEKKLVSTSEL, via the coding sequence ATGCAAACAGATTCATTGATCCATAATTCTAGTCTGCAAGTTGCAAGTGATTTGGATGCAATGGCAACAGTTGTGGAATGGTTCGACCAATTCAACTGTACCCCGCTACCTTATCAATTGTGGATAGAAGGGCAAACTGGTTTAATTGAGGGTTTTACAAATGTCATTCGCCATGCACACAAGCATCTTAATTCTCAAACCCCTGTAGAGTTAGCAGTCCAAATGACCTCTGAGTATTTACAGATTCGCATTTGGGATCGAGGTGATATTTTCAATTTAGAAGCAGCCTTAGAAAAGCTCAGTCAAAAAACAAGCGATCGCACATTTAATCCTTTAGATCATGAGGCTCATTGGGGCTGTATCTTTTTCCTCAAGCTTAGAAGGGACTATGCTTGGACAGTGAGTTATACTCGTGAGTTGGAAGATAGAAATTGCTTATTGCTAGAGAAAAAGCTAGTATCGACATCTGAACTGTAA
- a CDS encoding polysaccharide biosynthesis/export family protein, which yields MLTLKLLIFNSILATLSLATPCLALPLSPGDRVKVNIPEGEEFNGIFEVNLNGDLEIPYISPLPVLGLEPEEVQNNLTTVLIDGAFFQPSFLRVNISVVQWAPIVVFVSGATFLPGRVFINELSPGEKTQPPVPVAGQYPPNRYLAAAIRDAGGVTPTADIKNVQLIRNRETRIINMSGVLTGEPFEDVALIAGDRIIVPDSGTMHNDLVRPSQITPTGVKVFLSNLTQPSTSNASSGVGRDATSFPYGARFSQAVVAANCAGGTRGTNAGRKAVLATTEQLTGKTTYIERNVNDILMHSTNDTNNPFLKANDSVVCYDSKVVQFRDIIQTILAPIPILRDLLK from the coding sequence ATGCTAACGCTCAAACTTCTGATTTTTAATAGCATACTTGCAACTTTGAGTTTGGCAACACCCTGTTTGGCTTTACCTTTATCTCCAGGCGATCGCGTCAAGGTGAATATTCCCGAAGGAGAAGAGTTCAATGGGATTTTTGAAGTTAACTTAAACGGCGACTTGGAAATTCCTTATATATCCCCTTTGCCCGTTCTTGGTTTAGAACCAGAGGAAGTTCAAAATAATCTGACGACAGTTTTGATTGATGGCGCTTTTTTCCAGCCCTCTTTTCTGCGTGTGAATATTAGCGTTGTGCAGTGGGCCCCGATTGTGGTCTTTGTCAGTGGGGCAACATTTTTACCAGGACGGGTATTTATTAATGAACTCTCCCCCGGAGAAAAAACCCAGCCTCCTGTTCCTGTAGCTGGACAATATCCGCCGAACCGCTACTTGGCAGCAGCTATTCGTGATGCTGGTGGAGTCACACCCACAGCCGATATTAAAAATGTGCAGTTAATTCGTAACAGAGAAACTCGCATTATTAACATGTCTGGTGTATTGACAGGTGAACCTTTTGAAGATGTGGCACTAATCGCTGGCGATCGCATAATCGTCCCAGATTCCGGCACAATGCACAATGACCTCGTGCGTCCCTCACAAATTACGCCTACTGGGGTAAAAGTCTTCCTCTCTAATCTGACTCAACCATCTACAAGCAACGCTAGTTCTGGTGTTGGTCGTGATGCTACATCATTTCCTTACGGCGCTCGTTTTTCTCAAGCGGTAGTTGCAGCTAACTGTGCAGGAGGGACACGCGGTACAAATGCTGGCAGAAAGGCTGTTTTGGCGACTACGGAACAATTGACGGGCAAAACTACTTATATCGAGCGTAACGTTAACGATATTCTCATGCATTCTACTAACGATACCAACAACCCCTTCTTAAAGGCGAATGATAGTGTGGTTTGCTATGACTCAAAAGTTGTGCAATTCCGGGATATCATCCAAACCATCTTAGCCCCTATCCCTATTTTGCGAGACTTGTTAAAATGA
- a CDS encoding glycosyltransferase: MNSLRLALVSNFRAEASPSMLVCGDRLYDSLCAEHPHLATTRIQPDYSYRLRQLPRLGKMRLALETDKMLNRFWDYPRHLKSQVSQFNLFHICDQSYASLVHILPPERTGVFCHDLDVFRSILQPDKYPRSLRYNTIQRYALNGFRKAAVVFYTTQSVRDEILHYQLITPDKLVQVPLGIAPEFSPGDANSNLTDRIQQQIGDRPFLLNISGNLKRKRLDVLLETYARLRYHHPELLLVRVGPEWEPDMQTRIDRLGIRHGIRLFSQLEQKDLVELYQQAAIVLMTSEAEGFGMPLIEALACGSVAVVSDIPVLREVGSNAAVYCPVGNPDAWAKTISHLLNHLEAAPELSLRLRQVKKYTWSAHAKIIAQTYQERILSQTATQQSLQVFAS; this comes from the coding sequence ATGAATAGCTTACGTCTAGCTTTGGTTAGCAACTTTCGTGCTGAAGCTTCTCCTAGTATGCTAGTTTGCGGAGATCGTCTCTACGATTCTCTCTGTGCAGAGCATCCCCATTTAGCAACTACCCGTATTCAACCAGACTATAGTTATCGATTGCGGCAGTTACCTCGCCTGGGTAAAATGCGCCTTGCCTTAGAGACTGACAAAATGTTGAACCGTTTTTGGGATTATCCCCGACATCTCAAATCCCAAGTTTCTCAGTTTAATCTTTTTCACATCTGCGATCAGAGCTATGCCTCACTGGTGCATATATTACCCCCAGAACGCACAGGAGTATTCTGTCATGATTTAGATGTATTTCGCTCCATCTTACAACCGGATAAATATCCGCGATCGCTCCGTTATAACACCATACAACGCTATGCCTTGAATGGGTTTCGTAAAGCTGCGGTGGTGTTTTACACAACTCAATCTGTTCGGGATGAAATTCTCCACTATCAACTTATCACCCCTGACAAACTAGTTCAGGTTCCTCTGGGAATTGCTCCCGAATTTTCCCCTGGTGATGCCAACTCCAACCTGACAGATCGCATTCAGCAGCAAATAGGCGATCGCCCTTTTCTCTTAAATATCAGTGGCAATCTCAAACGCAAACGGTTGGATGTTTTACTAGAAACCTATGCGCGTCTACGGTATCATCACCCAGAATTACTGCTGGTTAGGGTCGGGCCAGAATGGGAACCCGATATGCAAACGCGAATTGATCGATTGGGAATTCGTCATGGTATCCGATTATTCTCACAATTAGAGCAGAAGGATCTAGTAGAACTTTATCAGCAAGCAGCAATAGTACTAATGACCAGTGAAGCCGAAGGCTTTGGAATGCCGTTGATTGAAGCCTTAGCTTGTGGCAGTGTAGCTGTCGTTAGCGATATTCCCGTACTGCGGGAAGTAGGGAGTAATGCTGCTGTCTACTGTCCTGTTGGCAACCCGGATGCCTGGGCTAAAACCATCAGCCATTTGCTAAATCACCTAGAAGCCGCGCCAGAATTATCCCTGCGTTTACGGCAAGTCAAAAAATATACTTGGTCAGCCCACGCCAAGATCATCGCCCAAACCTATCAAGAACGCATTCTATCCCAGACTGCAACTCAACAATCGTTGCAGGTTTTTGCCTCATGA
- a CDS encoding glycosyltransferase, translated as MILVTVGTEQYPFNRLMSWIEVLLQTEIIQEEIVVQYGNCTILPAGARVYRFLKEEKFQDLINQARIVIAHCGEGTLLLLDSLNKPYILVSRSQKFQEHIDDHQVELALALSQINVPIAWCPGDLVRFINAPKQVSVSDVSKASAIALCNSLEKRFAPTLKELSVGISRS; from the coding sequence ATGATTTTAGTCACAGTTGGTACTGAACAATACCCTTTTAATCGCCTCATGTCTTGGATTGAGGTGTTGTTACAGACGGAAATAATTCAAGAAGAAATTGTTGTGCAATATGGAAACTGCACAATCTTACCTGCTGGTGCTAGAGTTTATCGTTTCCTCAAAGAAGAGAAATTTCAAGACTTGATTAATCAAGCGCGAATTGTGATTGCTCATTGTGGGGAAGGAACTTTACTACTGCTGGATTCTCTAAATAAACCTTATATTTTGGTTTCTCGCAGTCAGAAATTTCAAGAACATATTGACGATCATCAAGTAGAACTTGCTTTAGCACTATCACAGATTAATGTTCCTATTGCTTGGTGTCCTGGTGATTTGGTGCGATTTATCAATGCTCCTAAACAAGTATCAGTTTCGGATGTTTCCAAGGCTTCAGCTATCGCCCTTTGCAATAGTTTAGAAAAGCGTTTTGCTCCAACTCTCAAAGAACTATCAGTAGGTATATCCAGATCATGA
- the pssD gene encoding PssD/Cps14F family polysaccharide biosynthesis glycosyltransferase produces MKVLLVCSSGGHFKGLQQLHPFWENHQRVWVTFRTATTEASLTGENVYWAHSPTNRNLPNLFKNLLLAFQVIAKTRPQLILSTGAGVAVPFLIIGKLFGSQIVFVESVTRIHTLSLSARLVLPFLSVLYVQWPQLQTRYPQAELIIPQESL; encoded by the coding sequence ATGAAAGTTTTACTGGTTTGCTCCTCTGGAGGACATTTTAAAGGACTCCAACAATTGCATCCTTTTTGGGAAAATCATCAACGGGTTTGGGTTACTTTTCGCACCGCTACAACAGAAGCTTCTTTAACTGGAGAAAATGTTTACTGGGCCCATAGTCCCACAAATCGAAATCTACCTAATTTGTTTAAGAATCTGCTCTTAGCTTTTCAGGTAATCGCAAAAACTCGACCCCAATTAATCTTGTCTACTGGCGCTGGTGTTGCTGTTCCCTTTTTGATTATAGGAAAACTCTTTGGTAGCCAAATAGTGTTTGTAGAATCGGTGACTCGGATTCATACTTTGAGTTTATCCGCCAGATTAGTTTTGCCTTTTCTTAGCGTTCTATATGTGCAGTGGCCGCAACTGCAAACCCGTTATCCTCAAGCCGAGCTGATCATACCCCAGGAGAGTTTATGA
- a CDS encoding STAS domain-containing protein — MYSKVQVKILQPSGFFDGRQGRKIHEELSEIIASGAKIILIDFKSITFMDSSGFGTLLLTLKKVRQQEAKLALCSINEQIRMILDLTDTSKLFDVFPDQASFLQIVE, encoded by the coding sequence ATGTATTCTAAAGTCCAAGTAAAAATTCTTCAACCTAGTGGATTTTTTGATGGTAGACAAGGTAGAAAAATTCATGAAGAACTGAGTGAAATCATTGCATCAGGTGCCAAAATAATTTTAATTGATTTTAAATCCATTACCTTTATGGATAGCTCTGGATTTGGCACACTATTGTTGACACTAAAAAAAGTCCGGCAGCAAGAAGCTAAACTAGCACTTTGTTCAATTAACGAACAAATTAGAATGATTCTGGATCTGACTGACACTTCAAAATTATTTGACGTGTTTCCCGATCAAGCATCATTTCTCCAAATAGTGGAATAG